One window from the genome of Lynx canadensis isolate LIC74 chromosome E3, mLynCan4.pri.v2, whole genome shotgun sequence encodes:
- the RMI2 gene encoding recQ-mediated genome instability protein 2, producing MAAAAVRAADSFARGGPAAVRLPRSPPLKVLAEQLRRDAEGGPGAWRLSRAAAGREPLELVTVWMQGSVLAAGGGEARLRDPSGAFVVRGLERVPRGRPCLAPGKYVMVMGVVQACSPEPCLQAVKMTDLSDNPIHESMWELEVEDLHRNIP from the exons ATGGCGGCGGCGGCTGTGAGGGCAGCGGACTCCTTCGCCCGCGGCGGCCCAGCGGCTGTGCGGCTGCCGCGGTCGCCGCCGCTCAAGGTGCTGGCCGAGCAGCTGCGGCGCGACGCGGAGGGCGGCCCGGGCGCGTGGCGGCTGTcgcgggcggcggcgggccgCGAGCCGCTGGAGCTGGTGACCGTGTGGATGCAGGGCTCGGTGctggcggcgggcggcggcgagGCGCGGCTGCGGGACCCGAGCGGGGCCTTCGTGGTGCGCGGCCTAGAGCGGGTCCCGCGCGGGCggccctgcctggccccag GAAAGTATGTGATGGTGATGGGAGTGGTCCAGGCGTGCAGCCCTGAGCCCTGCCTTCAGGCCGTGAAGATGACCGATCTTTCCGACAACCCCATCCACGAAAGCATGTGGGAACTGGAAGTGGAGGATTTACACAGGAATATTCCTTAG